One Mycolicibacterium pulveris genomic region harbors:
- a CDS encoding beta-ketoacyl [acyl carrier protein] synthase domain-containing protein, giving the protein MPPSDPDPVVIVGMALEAPGGIETADQYWSLLAEQREGLSPFPRDRGWSIRDVLDGSRRDGFKPIQDLGGFLTGAATFDPEFFAISPREAVAMDPQQRVALRVAWRALENTGINPDDLSGHDAGCYLGASAMGYGPDLAEFTDLTGHLMAGTALGPVSGRIAYTLGLAGPALTIDTSCSSALTAIHVASQALRSGDCDLALAGGVCVMGSPGFFVEFSKQHALSDDGHCRPYSAHASGTVWAEGAAIFVLQRRSGARRDGRRVLAEVRATCLNQDGRSVGLTAPSGPAQAKLFQRAMDIGAVRPEDIGMIEGHGTATRLGDRTELISLSQTYGATAPGRGGLLGSVKSNIGHTQAAAGGLGLAKVLVAAEHGAVPATLHTDDASREIDWDSQGLRLATKLTPWPATDGQRVGAVSAFGMSGTNAHLIVSIPEHGTGIEAA; this is encoded by the coding sequence ATGCCACCTAGCGACCCCGACCCCGTCGTCATCGTCGGGATGGCGCTGGAGGCCCCCGGCGGCATCGAAACCGCCGACCAGTACTGGTCACTGCTCGCCGAACAACGCGAAGGCTTGAGCCCCTTCCCGCGCGACCGCGGCTGGTCGATCCGCGACGTGCTGGACGGGTCGCGGCGCGACGGGTTCAAGCCGATCCAGGATCTGGGTGGATTCCTCACCGGCGCGGCCACCTTCGATCCCGAGTTCTTCGCCATCTCGCCGCGCGAGGCCGTCGCGATGGATCCGCAGCAGCGCGTCGCGCTGCGGGTGGCGTGGCGCGCGCTGGAGAACACCGGGATCAACCCCGACGACCTCTCCGGGCACGACGCGGGTTGCTACCTCGGCGCTTCGGCGATGGGCTACGGACCCGATCTGGCCGAGTTCACCGATCTCACAGGGCATTTGATGGCAGGTACGGCGCTGGGCCCGGTGTCGGGACGGATCGCCTACACGCTCGGGCTGGCCGGGCCCGCGCTCACCATCGACACCTCGTGTTCGTCGGCGTTGACCGCGATCCACGTCGCGAGCCAAGCGCTGCGGTCCGGGGACTGCGACCTGGCGCTGGCGGGCGGGGTGTGCGTGATGGGGTCACCGGGCTTCTTCGTCGAGTTCTCCAAGCAGCACGCGCTGTCCGACGACGGCCACTGCCGTCCGTACAGCGCGCACGCGTCGGGAACGGTGTGGGCGGAGGGCGCGGCGATCTTCGTCCTGCAACGCCGGTCGGGGGCGCGTCGCGACGGCCGCCGGGTGCTGGCGGAGGTGCGCGCCACCTGCCTGAACCAGGACGGCCGATCGGTCGGTCTCACCGCGCCGAGCGGACCGGCACAGGCCAAGCTTTTCCAGCGCGCCATGGATATCGGCGCGGTGCGTCCGGAAGACATCGGGATGATCGAAGGACACGGCACCGCAACCAGGCTTGGCGACCGCACCGAGTTGATCTCGCTGTCGCAGACCTACGGCGCCACCGCACCCGGCCGCGGTGGACTGCTCGGCTCGGTGAAGTCGAACATCGGCCACACGCAGGCCGCCGCCGGCGGGCTGGGCCTCGCCAAGGTGCTGGTCGCCGCCGAGCACGGCGCCGTCCCGGCCACCCTGCACACCGACGACGCCAGCCGTGAAATCGACTGGGACAGCCAGGGGTTGCGGCTGGCCACCAAGCTCACGCCCTGGCCGGCGACCGACGGTCAGCGTGTGGGGGCGGTGAGCGCGTTCGGGATGAGCGGCACCAACGCCCATCTGATCGTCTCGATACCGGAGCACGGCACCGGAATTGAGGCGGCCTGA
- a CDS encoding ABC transporter ATP-binding protein, with amino-acid sequence MIRSFLRILGPQRGQMYIYLALVTVYGLLHGLAMVLLVPISVALFDGDFTAAARWLGVLAVVVVVASALNYAQATSAIRMALTTMRLLHHRLGDHMVTLPLGWFNRERTGQVSQIAVKGTVFVGTSGGNLLTPLVLNVVSATTVVVGLTIFDWRIGLVAVIGGALLIACGKFASRLIASAEQVSHEAETEVNNRVLEFARYQPVLRAFGRSGADYEPLADALETQHRVGRRALRQSVAGLMLNGVAVQAVFSVLIATGAWIAVNGDMNPITLVAILGLAARFASPLAALAEVGSAMRIAATELRRITSILETPALPEPEDPRPVSIPGRVELDHVAFGYAGRNVLSDVSFVAEPGTMTALVGPSGSGKSTITKLIARFYDVDAGVIRVGGVDVRDQSSADLMAQLSLVFQDVYLFDDTLWENIRIGRPDATDEQIVEAARTAGLLPVVERLPGGWQTRVGEGGSALSGGERQRVSIARALVKNAPIVLFDEATSALDPENEHHVAESIRTLAQTSTVIVIAHKLSTVTAADNIVVLSSEGTVEDQGTHAELMQRGGQYAQFWERRVAATGWTMAAQG; translated from the coding sequence GTGATCCGCAGCTTTCTGCGCATCCTCGGCCCGCAGCGCGGCCAGATGTACATCTACCTGGCGCTGGTGACGGTCTACGGGTTGCTGCACGGCTTGGCGATGGTGCTGTTGGTGCCGATCTCGGTGGCGCTGTTCGACGGTGACTTCACGGCCGCGGCGCGCTGGCTGGGGGTGCTCGCGGTCGTGGTGGTGGTCGCGTCGGCGTTGAACTATGCGCAGGCCACCTCGGCGATCCGGATGGCGCTGACCACGATGCGGTTGCTGCATCACCGGCTCGGCGATCACATGGTGACGCTGCCGCTGGGCTGGTTCAACCGCGAGCGGACCGGGCAGGTCTCCCAGATCGCAGTCAAGGGAACGGTTTTCGTCGGCACAAGCGGCGGTAACCTGCTCACCCCGCTGGTGCTCAACGTGGTCAGCGCGACGACCGTGGTGGTCGGGTTGACGATCTTCGACTGGCGGATCGGGCTGGTCGCCGTGATCGGAGGGGCGCTGCTGATCGCCTGCGGCAAGTTCGCCTCCCGCTTGATCGCCTCGGCAGAACAGGTCAGCCACGAGGCCGAAACAGAGGTCAACAACCGGGTGCTCGAATTCGCCCGCTATCAGCCGGTGCTGCGCGCGTTCGGTCGCAGCGGCGCCGACTACGAACCGCTGGCCGACGCGCTGGAAACGCAACACCGCGTCGGGCGCCGGGCGCTGCGGCAGTCGGTGGCCGGGCTGATGCTCAACGGCGTTGCCGTACAAGCGGTCTTCTCGGTTCTGATCGCCACGGGCGCCTGGATCGCCGTCAACGGCGACATGAACCCCATCACGCTGGTGGCCATCCTCGGCCTCGCCGCCCGGTTCGCCTCGCCGCTTGCCGCGCTCGCCGAGGTCGGTTCGGCGATGCGGATCGCCGCGACAGAGTTGCGCCGTATCACCTCGATCCTGGAGACCCCGGCGCTGCCGGAACCCGAAGACCCGCGCCCGGTGTCGATTCCGGGTCGGGTCGAACTCGACCACGTCGCGTTCGGCTATGCGGGGCGAAACGTGTTGTCGGACGTCAGTTTCGTCGCCGAACCGGGAACGATGACCGCGCTGGTCGGGCCGTCGGGGTCGGGCAAGTCCACGATCACCAAGCTGATCGCCCGCTTCTATGACGTCGACGCCGGCGTGATCCGGGTCGGTGGTGTCGACGTCCGTGACCAGAGCAGCGCCGACCTGATGGCGCAGCTGTCCCTGGTCTTTCAGGACGTCTACCTGTTCGACGACACGTTGTGGGAGAACATCCGGATCGGCCGGCCCGATGCGACCGACGAGCAGATCGTCGAGGCGGCGCGCACCGCCGGTCTGCTGCCGGTCGTCGAACGTCTGCCCGGCGGCTGGCAGACCAGGGTGGGGGAGGGCGGTTCGGCCCTTTCCGGCGGCGAGCGCCAGCGCGTGTCGATCGCCCGCGCGCTGGTCAAGAACGCGCCGATCGTGTTGTTCGACGAGGCCACCAGCGCGCTCGACCCGGAGAACGAGCACCACGTTGCGGAGTCCATCCGCACATTGGCGCAGACGAGCACGGTCATCGTCATCGCGCACAAGCTGTCCACGGTGACCGCCGCCGACAACATCGTGGTCCTCTCCTCCGAGGGCACCGTCGAGGACCAGGGCACCCACGCCGAACTGATGCAGCGCGGTGGCCAGTACGCGCAGTTCTGGGAGCGTCGGGTCGCCGCGACCGGATGGACGATGGCCGCCCAGGGGTAG
- a CDS encoding thioesterase II family protein, with protein MIDDQRQLTFAPWVKRSPGQRADGATVVFPHAGGAAAAYRSFATALAANGTDAFVLQYPQRADRLSHPAPDTVEQLAADLFAAGDWTRLGPLRLFGHCMGAIIAFEFARVAEAHGAVVGALWVSASQAPHTVVTSPRLPTAAAEVVANMVDLGGTDPRLLDDEEFIDLLVRAVRADYLAFNRYACGPDRTISADIHLLGGRDDHQVSQEMLRGWEIHTDQAVTLTLFDGGHFYLNDHIDTVAELINAT; from the coding sequence ATGATTGACGACCAGCGTCAGCTGACCTTCGCGCCCTGGGTCAAACGCTCACCGGGGCAGCGCGCGGACGGCGCGACCGTGGTTTTCCCGCACGCGGGCGGGGCGGCGGCGGCCTACCGCTCGTTCGCGACGGCGTTGGCCGCCAACGGCACCGACGCGTTCGTCCTGCAATATCCGCAACGCGCCGACCGGCTTTCGCACCCCGCCCCCGACACCGTCGAACAGTTGGCCGCCGACCTGTTCGCGGCCGGTGACTGGACACGGCTGGGTCCGCTGCGGCTGTTCGGCCATTGCATGGGCGCGATCATCGCGTTCGAGTTCGCCCGCGTCGCCGAGGCACACGGCGCCGTCGTCGGCGCGCTGTGGGTGTCGGCCAGCCAGGCTCCGCACACGGTCGTCACCTCACCGCGGCTGCCGACCGCCGCCGCCGAGGTGGTCGCCAATATGGTCGATCTCGGGGGCACCGATCCGCGGCTGCTCGACGACGAGGAGTTCATCGACCTGCTGGTCCGGGCGGTGCGCGCCGACTATCTCGCGTTCAACCGCTACGCGTGCGGGCCGGACCGCACGATCAGCGCCGACATTCACCTGCTCGGCGGTCGCGACGACCACCAGGTGAGCCAGGAGATGTTGCGTGGGTGGGAAATACACACCGATCAGGCTGTCACGCTGACGCTCTTCGACGGCGGACACTTCTACCTCAACGACCACATCGACACGGTCGCGGAGCTGATCAATGCCACCTAG
- the mbtD gene encoding mycobactin polyketide synthase MbtD, with product MALSTLPDGRVPVVLSAHAEELLGADARAILHYLDRGPDVHAVAATLLRTRRLRRHRAVLRAAGLDELADGLRALSADEDHPLVARSSQSPRGRTAFVFPGQGSQWPSMGAEAYHRSPQYRAEVDRCAAAFAATGEGSPLPYLTADRDDGDWSQVQIQAAQFTHAAGLARVWRSCGITPDIVVGHSLGEVAAAYLAGTITLVDAAAVVIARAKVVDSLPGNYGMAALGTTFEEAQRLCATIDGWLEVSAVNSESSVVVAGHRAAVEALAAAAAAERGLFARRLDVTYPGHTSALEPLRAEFEALLPRGRFTAGAVEFIGSATADVVPAGTDFVDYWYRNLRTTVRFDRAVAVARARGASRFVELSAHPSLLFALGDLVADGADGPPATVGSGQRGEPWPDTVSAAIVRAAVTDPGYRWTDLVDAGVSVLPGFPNAPMRAVRLWAAPKPLAPVAGITVADERWIPATGAGSGDTVRRIAVVELAGPAGTLGDRLRSAARRHPCVQPAAPHEADVVVAVAPVLDHPDAVLAAHQIATLIDAGLLDYADTAGPACKTLWLVTVGGEHVRPEEPVALPAQAALAAMHRSIGFERPEQTYRRLDLPSWEIGDATAAAALDSVLGDAQDVAVRDGDSGPTTYVRTVTESAEAAVPWSLDDGVLDNVVITGGTGTVGLHFARYLAARGARRIVLISRAGIDDATRAELLCQGSAEIEIIAARCDLTCAQQTATVARAHGGDGATLLIHAAGAATFAERDGITGAAFADTAAAKVNGFAHMIDHWPLCPGARIMVCSSVSGVWGGRGHGAYSAANRMIDVMAGQLRAKGQHCAAVRYGLWQGDPRRGSGIAEGAGVASIERSGLLPMAPDTAIAASLCEHRGDPLVMTADPERLRVFLDDHTAGETPSETAGLDEAASVADRAMAELAAVLKLDANTIDPEMSLLDLGLDSLLALDLRKRVMRATGTKVALATLLGGITARELTTSLNDPTGSPRTEKVETTRD from the coding sequence ATGGCATTGAGCACGCTGCCGGACGGACGGGTGCCCGTCGTGCTCAGCGCGCACGCCGAGGAACTGCTCGGCGCCGACGCCCGGGCGATCCTGCACTACCTGGACCGCGGACCAGACGTACACGCGGTCGCCGCGACGCTGTTGCGGACCCGCAGGCTGCGCAGGCACCGGGCAGTGCTACGCGCGGCCGGCCTCGACGAGCTGGCCGACGGCCTGCGCGCGCTGAGCGCGGACGAAGATCACCCGCTGGTCGCGCGATCCTCGCAATCACCGCGTGGCCGAACAGCATTCGTCTTTCCCGGCCAGGGCAGCCAATGGCCGTCGATGGGCGCCGAAGCGTATCACCGATCGCCGCAGTACCGGGCCGAGGTCGACCGGTGCGCCGCGGCGTTCGCCGCCACCGGTGAAGGGTCGCCGCTGCCGTACCTGACCGCCGACCGCGACGACGGCGATTGGTCGCAGGTGCAGATCCAGGCCGCGCAGTTCACCCATGCGGCGGGGCTGGCGCGGGTGTGGCGGTCGTGCGGGATAACCCCCGACATCGTGGTGGGACACAGCCTCGGCGAAGTGGCCGCGGCCTACCTCGCGGGCACCATCACGCTGGTCGACGCCGCCGCGGTGGTGATCGCCAGGGCCAAGGTGGTCGACAGCCTGCCAGGGAACTACGGCATGGCCGCGCTGGGCACCACTTTCGAGGAAGCCCAGCGGCTTTGCGCCACGATCGACGGTTGGCTCGAGGTGTCGGCGGTCAACTCCGAGTCCTCGGTCGTGGTGGCGGGGCACCGCGCCGCCGTCGAGGCGCTCGCGGCCGCCGCGGCGGCGGAGCGCGGGTTGTTCGCGCGCCGGCTCGACGTGACCTACCCCGGGCACACCAGCGCGCTGGAACCGCTGCGCGCCGAGTTCGAGGCGCTGTTGCCGCGCGGCCGATTCACCGCGGGCGCCGTCGAGTTCATCGGGTCGGCGACAGCCGACGTGGTTCCGGCAGGCACCGACTTCGTCGACTACTGGTACCGCAACCTGCGCACAACCGTGCGCTTCGACCGAGCAGTGGCGGTCGCCCGTGCCCGCGGCGCATCGAGGTTCGTTGAGCTGTCGGCGCATCCGTCGTTGTTGTTCGCCCTGGGTGATCTGGTGGCGGACGGCGCCGATGGTCCGCCTGCGACCGTCGGCTCGGGGCAGCGCGGCGAGCCGTGGCCCGACACCGTGTCCGCGGCCATCGTCCGCGCGGCGGTGACCGATCCCGGATACCGGTGGACCGATTTGGTGGACGCCGGCGTATCCGTGCTGCCGGGCTTTCCCAACGCCCCGATGCGCGCTGTTCGGCTCTGGGCGGCACCCAAGCCGCTGGCTCCGGTGGCCGGCATCACCGTGGCCGACGAGCGGTGGATCCCGGCGACGGGTGCGGGCAGCGGCGACACGGTCCGGCGGATCGCGGTGGTTGAACTCGCGGGACCCGCGGGGACCCTTGGCGATCGGCTGCGCAGCGCGGCCCGGCGCCATCCGTGCGTGCAGCCCGCCGCACCACACGAGGCCGACGTCGTCGTCGCGGTCGCGCCCGTACTCGACCATCCGGACGCCGTACTGGCCGCACACCAGATCGCCACGCTCATCGACGCCGGGCTGCTCGACTACGCCGACACGGCAGGACCGGCCTGCAAGACGCTGTGGCTGGTGACCGTCGGCGGCGAACACGTCCGACCCGAGGAACCCGTGGCCCTGCCCGCTCAGGCCGCGCTGGCCGCGATGCACCGCAGCATCGGCTTCGAACGGCCCGAGCAGACCTACCGCCGCCTGGACCTGCCCTCATGGGAGATCGGCGACGCCACGGCCGCCGCGGCACTCGACTCGGTGCTCGGCGACGCGCAGGACGTGGCCGTGCGCGACGGCGACAGCGGTCCAACGACATACGTGCGCACCGTGACCGAGTCCGCCGAGGCGGCGGTGCCGTGGTCACTGGACGACGGCGTGCTCGACAACGTGGTGATCACCGGCGGCACCGGCACCGTGGGGCTGCACTTCGCACGGTATCTCGCCGCCCGAGGCGCCCGCCGGATCGTGCTGATCAGCCGCGCCGGAATCGACGACGCCACCAGGGCGGAGCTGCTGTGTCAGGGCTCCGCCGAGATTGAAATCATCGCCGCGCGATGTGATCTCACCTGCGCACAGCAGACGGCGACGGTGGCCCGCGCCCACGGTGGAGACGGTGCCACACTGCTCATCCACGCCGCCGGTGCCGCCACATTCGCCGAACGCGACGGCATCACCGGCGCGGCGTTCGCCGACACCGCGGCGGCCAAGGTCAACGGCTTTGCACACATGATCGACCATTGGCCGCTATGTCCCGGCGCCCGGATCATGGTGTGCTCATCGGTATCCGGCGTCTGGGGCGGACGCGGCCACGGCGCGTACTCCGCGGCCAATCGGATGATCGACGTGATGGCCGGCCAGCTGCGCGCGAAGGGCCAGCACTGCGCGGCGGTGAGATACGGCTTGTGGCAAGGTGACCCGCGACGCGGCAGCGGCATCGCCGAGGGGGCCGGCGTGGCGAGCATCGAACGCTCGGGGTTGCTGCCCATGGCGCCCGACACGGCGATCGCGGCAAGCCTGTGCGAGCACCGCGGCGATCCGCTGGTGATGACCGCCGACCCCGAGCGTCTGCGGGTGTTTCTCGACGATCACACGGCCGGCGAAACACCCTCGGAAACCGCCGGACTCGATGAGGCCGCAAGCGTCGCCGACCGCGCGATGGCCGAACTTGCCGCCGTCCTGAAGCTCGACGCGAACACGATCGACCCCGAGATGTCGCTGCTCGACCTCGGCCTGGACTCACTGCTCGCGCTCGACCTGCGCAAGCGGGTGATGCGGGCGACCGGCACGAAAGTGGCGCTGGCGACGCTGCTCGGCGGTATCACCGCCCGCGAGCTCACCACCAGCCTGAACGACCCGACAGGTTCCCCACGCACAGAGAAGGTGGAAACCACGCGTGACTGA